In Chlorogloeopsis sp. ULAP01, the following proteins share a genomic window:
- a CDS encoding glycoside hydrolase family 10 protein yields the protein MKLHLVFPNLRRSLKSFFPILIIISFLTPILIHDFTPAIAQIPRQEIRGVWMTNNDFNILRDRAKVKDAVSQLRQLNFNTIYPVVWNSGYTMYPSAVAQTKGIPFLFRGSDGHDILADLIAQAHRQGLLVIPWFEFGFMAPQTSELALSHPNWLTQKWDGSETSISAAGEVVWLNPFRPEVQQFITNLVLEIVTNYDVDGIQFDDHMSLPHEFGYDKYTAALYKQETKKNPPTNPKDPQWVRWRADKITAFMVQLHKAVKARKPQAIFSVSPNYYDFAYKLHLQDWLNWVQQGIVDELIMQVYSSNMQNFIANISRPEIQQAQKVIPTGIGIMAGLRTNPIPIHNIQFQVRNAQERGLGVAFFYYESLWESAPEPPEQRLAVFKNLFRTPALRARI from the coding sequence ATGAAATTACATTTAGTTTTTCCAAATTTGCGGCGATCGCTGAAGAGTTTTTTTCCGATCTTGATAATAATATCATTTTTGACACCAATTTTAATACACGATTTTACCCCAGCCATTGCTCAAATACCCCGTCAGGAAATTCGGGGTGTTTGGATGACGAACAATGATTTTAATATCCTCAGGGATCGGGCAAAAGTGAAAGATGCTGTAAGCCAACTGCGACAGCTGAACTTCAACACAATCTACCCCGTAGTCTGGAATTCTGGCTATACAATGTATCCTAGTGCTGTAGCACAAACAAAAGGTATCCCTTTTTTGTTTCGAGGCTCAGATGGACATGATATTCTTGCAGATCTGATTGCCCAAGCTCATCGCCAAGGTTTGCTCGTGATTCCTTGGTTTGAATTTGGTTTCATGGCTCCCCAAACTTCAGAGTTGGCATTAAGTCATCCCAACTGGCTGACGCAAAAGTGGGATGGTAGCGAGACTTCGATTAGTGCTGCCGGTGAGGTTGTATGGCTCAATCCCTTCCGCCCAGAAGTACAACAATTTATCACAAATCTCGTGCTGGAAATCGTCACTAACTATGATGTCGATGGCATTCAGTTTGACGATCACATGAGTTTGCCCCACGAATTTGGCTACGACAAGTACACAGCTGCTTTATACAAGCAAGAAACCAAGAAAAATCCTCCGACAAATCCCAAAGATCCACAATGGGTGCGTTGGCGGGCAGATAAAATTACGGCATTTATGGTGCAACTTCACAAAGCTGTAAAAGCTAGAAAACCTCAGGCAATTTTCTCCGTTTCTCCCAATTACTATGACTTTGCTTACAAACTTCACCTCCAAGACTGGTTGAACTGGGTACAGCAGGGAATTGTGGACGAGTTAATTATGCAAGTCTATAGTTCTAATATGCAAAATTTTATCGCCAATATTTCTCGCCCAGAAATTCAACAAGCACAAAAAGTGATTCCAACTGGAATCGGGATTATGGCAGGCTTGCGAACTAATCCAATTCCAATCCACAATATTCAGTTCCAAGTGCGCAATGCCCAAGAACGTGGTTTGGGTGTAGCTTTCTTCTATTACGAAAGTCTGTGGGAGTCAGCGCCAGAACCCCCTGAACAGCGATTGGCTGTATTTAAAAATCTCTTCCGCACTCCCGCACTTCGCGCCAGAATATAA
- a CDS encoding methylmalonic aciduria and homocystinuria type D protein, whose product MNHPVAHTSAVDYPIHLIGTTAQAVEISIHSPSQYICANCEKILPDWKNQLSFWVVIFLQQSKHEIVESSLEIEAEKQRLREKFMKFGLDVAFVLRDRGYLTDLIDPRTGYPLFSRPGKFPHDDTAAVKALLGYPVIKNKCRVLIHPHWGTAVYPSILLSAAYPFIIESVIKSMAPLHGWKEKSWKAFTEKSI is encoded by the coding sequence ATGAATCACCCAGTGGCTCACACTTCTGCTGTAGACTATCCCATTCATTTAATAGGCACAACCGCACAAGCAGTTGAAATTTCAATTCACTCTCCCAGCCAGTACATTTGTGCTAATTGCGAAAAAATATTACCGGATTGGAAAAATCAGCTTTCTTTTTGGGTTGTAATTTTTCTCCAGCAATCTAAACATGAAATAGTGGAAAGTAGCCTAGAAATAGAAGCAGAAAAACAAAGGCTGCGAGAAAAGTTTATGAAGTTTGGGCTTGATGTTGCTTTTGTTTTACGCGATCGCGGTTATCTAACAGACTTAATTGATCCGCGTACTGGCTATCCCCTATTTTCTCGCCCAGGAAAATTTCCTCATGATGATACCGCAGCAGTAAAAGCTTTACTCGGTTATCCAGTTATTAAAAATAAATGTCGCGTACTAATACATCCACACTGGGGAACAGCCGTTTATCCTAGCATTTTGCTATCAGCAGCTTACCCATTCATTATTGAGAGTGTAATCAAAAGTATGGCTCCCTTACATGGCTGGAAGGAGAAAAGTTGGAAAGCTTTTACAGAGAAATCAATTTAG
- a CDS encoding glycogen debranching protein has translation MTIWVNEQIDPSGMIYACIACCNESQAKDCHESFQKNLTDTQKASGWVAQLRTVDSWDEVPVNALKLD, from the coding sequence ATGACTATTTGGGTAAACGAACAAATTGATCCATCTGGAATGATTTATGCTTGTATTGCCTGCTGTAATGAGTCCCAAGCCAAAGATTGCCATGAGTCATTTCAAAAGAATTTGACTGATACACAAAAGGCATCTGGTTGGGTAGCGCAATTACGGACAGTTGATTCTTGGGATGAAGTTCCAGTTAATGCTTTAAAGCTGGATTAA
- a CDS encoding GNAT family N-acetyltransferase yields the protein MILETQHLTIHRYQNDDVDKLLAILSNPITMHYWPQPLTREGVEAWIARNLESYQEHGFGRYQVILKETGELIGDAGILKSTVIGEAINDLGYIVHNPFWGYGYGTEVATALKDYAFTKLKLDSLYANMPWNHEASRRVAEKIGMKFIKKFANERNRNIQTLLYVVYNNSI from the coding sequence ATGATACTTGAGACACAACATCTTACAATTCATCGTTACCAAAACGATGATGTAGATAAGCTTTTAGCGATTTTATCCAATCCAATCACAATGCATTATTGGCCGCAACCTTTGACACGAGAAGGTGTAGAGGCTTGGATAGCACGCAATTTAGAGAGTTATCAGGAGCACGGCTTTGGGCGCTATCAAGTTATTTTGAAAGAAACCGGAGAACTGATTGGTGATGCTGGTATTTTAAAATCAACAGTAATAGGTGAAGCTATCAATGATTTGGGGTATATTGTTCACAATCCATTTTGGGGATATGGGTATGGAACAGAAGTTGCTACTGCGCTCAAAGATTACGCGTTCACAAAGCTAAAGCTTGATAGTTTATATGCTAATATGCCTTGGAATCATGAAGCTTCGCGACGAGTAGCTGAAAAAATTGGGATGAAATTTATAAAGAAATTCGCCAATGAACGAAATAGAAATATCCAGACACTACTGTACGTTGTATATAACAATTCAATTTGA
- the devC gene encoding ABC transporter permease DevC encodes MLRKCFRTTLLAWRQLIKQKTRLLIAIIGIAFADILIFAQMGFEASLFESSTAPQRILDADLVLVNPHFQSVYSVKNISRERLYQALGFAGVESVSPIYMGIGKWKNPQTSRTQTILVFGTDPRTKAFKLAEVNQNLSQLQKLNTIFFDRASLPQFGPIASLYQQQSIVEAELNDVNVRVTGLFTLGASFGAYGNVITSDSTFLLLFSDRHPREIQVGLIKLQPNADVQEVAKNLSAGLPDDAIILTPEGFAEAEKSYWANTTPIGFIFGLGVIVSFIVGIVIVYQIIYADVADNLPEYAMLKAIGYSDRYLVLVLIQEALLLAVLGFIPGFIVSLGLYQIAASATMLPIFMTVERSVSVFLLTVIMCMISAVSTMRKMHSADPADVF; translated from the coding sequence ATGCTTCGCAAATGTTTTCGCACAACCCTTCTAGCATGGCGGCAGTTGATCAAACAGAAGACTCGTCTTTTGATAGCAATAATAGGTATTGCCTTTGCAGATATTCTCATCTTTGCTCAGATGGGGTTTGAAGCTTCGCTGTTCGAGAGTTCCACAGCTCCACAAAGGATTCTTGATGCAGATTTAGTACTGGTAAACCCTCACTTTCAAAGTGTGTATTCAGTCAAAAATATTTCCAGAGAGCGACTGTACCAGGCGTTAGGGTTTGCAGGTGTAGAGTCGGTAAGTCCAATCTACATGGGTATAGGAAAATGGAAAAATCCTCAAACATCTCGCACACAGACAATTTTGGTGTTTGGTACCGATCCAAGAACAAAAGCATTTAAACTTGCTGAAGTTAATCAAAACCTCAGTCAACTGCAAAAGCTAAACACCATATTTTTTGATCGAGCTTCTCTACCACAGTTTGGGCCTATTGCCAGTTTATATCAACAGCAATCAATTGTTGAAGCTGAATTAAATGATGTTAATGTTCGGGTTACTGGTTTATTTACCTTGGGTGCCTCATTTGGTGCATACGGCAATGTGATTACTAGCGATTCCACATTTCTACTTTTATTTAGCGATCGCCATCCTCGTGAAATTCAGGTAGGTTTGATTAAGTTACAACCGAATGCTGATGTACAAGAAGTAGCAAAAAATTTATCAGCAGGTTTACCCGATGATGCGATCATCCTTACTCCTGAGGGTTTTGCAGAGGCAGAAAAATCTTATTGGGCAAACACAACTCCCATCGGTTTCATTTTTGGTTTGGGTGTAATTGTTTCTTTTATTGTTGGCATCGTCATAGTTTATCAAATTATTTATGCTGACGTTGCCGATAATTTACCAGAGTACGCCATGCTCAAGGCAATTGGGTATAGCGATCGCTATTTAGTACTTGTACTGATCCAAGAAGCTTTACTCTTAGCTGTGTTAGGCTTCATTCCAGGATTTATAGTTTCACTGGGGCTTTATCAAATCGCAGCGTCTGCTACGATGCTACCTATTTTTATGACTGTGGAACGAAGTGTATCCGTCTTTCTTTTAACAGTGATAATGTGTATGATTTCTGCCGTCAGTACGATGCGAAAAATGCATTCTGCCGATCCGGCTGATGTTTTTTAA
- the hetI gene encoding 4'-phosphopantetheinyl transferase HetI codes for MTFANHEWFPAPTDLTLLPDDVHLWRIELERSQLELESLLTTLCGDEVARANRFYFQQHQERFIAGRGILRAILGRYLQIEPQAVQFDYQAQGKPLLAGKFACSGLSFNLSHSQDLALCAVTTHRPIGVDLEYIRSVSDVESLAQRFFAPREYAVVRSLPPDQKQQIFFRYWTCKEAYLKATGVGIAHLEEVEIFLTPESPAKLNTDEEWSLVELIPAPNYVAATAVAGSRFNLKCWQY; via the coding sequence ATGACTTTTGCTAATCATGAGTGGTTTCCCGCTCCGACTGATTTAACTTTATTGCCGGATGATGTTCATCTGTGGCGAATCGAGCTTGAGCGATCGCAACTCGAACTAGAAAGTTTGCTGACAACTCTCTGTGGTGACGAAGTCGCAAGAGCTAATCGATTTTATTTTCAGCAACATCAAGAGCGTTTTATTGCAGGTAGGGGTATTCTCCGCGCTATTTTAGGACGTTACTTGCAGATTGAGCCACAGGCAGTGCAGTTTGACTATCAAGCTCAAGGCAAACCATTATTAGCTGGTAAATTTGCCTGTAGCGGGCTATCGTTTAATTTGTCTCACTCTCAGGATTTGGCTTTGTGTGCGGTTACGACTCACCGCCCAATTGGAGTTGATTTAGAATATATCCGCTCTGTAAGTGATGTAGAAAGCCTTGCTCAAAGATTTTTTGCACCTAGAGAATATGCTGTAGTGCGATCGCTTCCTCCCGATCAAAAGCAACAGATATTTTTCCGTTATTGGACTTGTAAAGAAGCATATTTGAAAGCAACGGGAGTAGGAATAGCTCATTTGGAGGAAGTAGAAATTTTCTTGACACCAGAATCACCAGCAAAGCTTAATACTGATGAGGAGTGGAGTCTTGTAGAGCTAATACCCGCTCCCAATTATGTGGCTGCAACTGCTGTGGCTGGTTCAAGATTTAATTTGAAGTGCTGGCAATATTGA
- the cbiD gene encoding cobalt-precorrin-5B (C(1))-methyltransferase CbiD codes for MARTGYTLPVFAVAAAKAALMHLLEKIDSQQSVKLDILPGTAEIFISQLARLEPESALAITLSEPGDNLDLTRNTPIWAWVRLSERQSQALALEAGEGLGKTASGKPAIYSYARQLFDTNLLPLIPPEQTATVSIILPEGRQLAQRTSNEAFGILEGLALLGTSGISQPLSAAEHLEEFRLSLGDRVTFSPHLVFCIGSNGMQVAQRLGIPESAIVQTGNWIGAMLVEAGLNQAKSVLLLGYHGKLIKLAGGIFNTSSHLADAKLEIISATVVGVSSDLEAVRAVLDAKTADAAYKKLVELGLSELVFETLAEKISHRATAYVQKYANVALKVGTVLFNRQGEIITQDSQAKEILMIQRSL; via the coding sequence ATGGCTCGTACAGGTTATACCTTACCAGTTTTTGCAGTAGCTGCCGCGAAGGCGGCTCTAATGCATCTGCTAGAAAAAATAGACTCTCAACAGTCTGTTAAACTTGACATTCTGCCAGGTACAGCAGAAATTTTTATCTCTCAACTAGCAAGGCTAGAGCCTGAAAGTGCCTTAGCAATCACTCTCAGTGAGCCAGGCGATAATCTAGATTTAACTAGAAATACGCCCATCTGGGCTTGGGTGCGGTTGTCTGAGCGACAGTCTCAAGCTTTGGCTTTGGAGGCTGGTGAAGGCTTGGGAAAAACTGCATCGGGAAAACCAGCAATATACAGCTATGCCCGTCAACTATTTGATACCAATTTATTGCCATTGATTCCGCCAGAGCAAACAGCAACAGTATCGATTATTCTGCCCGAAGGACGTCAGTTGGCACAACGAACTTCTAATGAGGCTTTTGGTATTTTGGAGGGATTAGCATTGTTGGGAACTAGCGGTATCTCTCAACCTTTGTCAGCAGCTGAACACTTGGAAGAATTTCGTTTGTCGTTGGGCGATCGCGTTACATTTTCTCCCCATTTAGTCTTTTGTATTGGCAGCAATGGTATGCAAGTAGCACAACGTTTAGGTATACCAGAATCAGCCATTGTACAAACAGGTAATTGGATTGGCGCAATGCTTGTAGAAGCTGGGTTAAACCAGGCAAAATCTGTTTTATTGTTAGGGTACCACGGCAAGCTAATTAAGCTCGCAGGCGGTATTTTCAACACATCTAGCCATTTAGCAGATGCCAAACTAGAAATTATTAGTGCTACTGTAGTTGGAGTTAGTAGCGATTTAGAAGCAGTACGAGCCGTTTTAGATGCAAAAACAGCTGATGCAGCATACAAAAAATTGGTGGAACTAGGCTTGTCAGAATTAGTATTTGAAACGCTAGCTGAAAAAATTAGTCACAGGGCTACTGCATACGTGCAAAAATACGCCAATGTCGCCCTTAAAGTTGGTACGGTTTTATTTAATCGTCAAGGTGAAATTATCACTCAAGACTCACAGGCAAAAGAAATTTTAATGATTCAGCGATCGCTTTAA
- a CDS encoding precorrin-8X methylmutase, giving the protein MNYLRDGNEIYRQSFAIIRSEANLSLLAPDVANIAVRLIHACGMTDIVDDLVASPTAVLSARTALRAGAPILCDARMLAEGIIRRRLPAENTIICTLNHPDVPQLAQKFATTRSAAALELWRSHLEGAVVAIGNAPTALFRLLEMLDAQAAKPAVILGFPVGFVGAAESKALLAADSRGVPFLTLLGRRGGSAIAAAAVNALAIEQE; this is encoded by the coding sequence ATGAACTACCTTCGGGATGGCAACGAAATCTATCGCCAATCCTTTGCCATCATTCGCTCAGAAGCAAATCTGTCTCTACTTGCCCCAGATGTGGCAAATATTGCCGTGCGTCTAATTCATGCCTGTGGAATGACAGATATTGTGGATGATTTGGTAGCTTCACCAACAGCAGTACTATCAGCACGTACAGCCCTAAGAGCAGGAGCGCCAATTTTGTGTGATGCTCGGATGCTAGCAGAAGGAATTATTCGACGGCGGCTTCCTGCGGAAAATACTATAATTTGCACCCTCAATCATCCAGATGTGCCGCAGCTGGCTCAGAAATTTGCGACAACTCGTTCTGCTGCCGCCTTAGAATTATGGCGATCGCATTTAGAAGGAGCAGTAGTAGCAATAGGCAATGCGCCTACCGCTTTGTTCCGATTATTGGAAATGTTAGATGCTCAAGCAGCAAAACCAGCTGTAATTTTGGGCTTTCCTGTTGGATTTGTCGGAGCCGCAGAATCGAAAGCACTACTAGCAGCAGATAGTCGAGGTGTGCCATTCTTAACATTATTAGGAAGACGGGGTGGAAGTGCGATCGCTGCTGCCGCCGTCAATGCTCTAGCTATAGAACAAGAGTGA
- a CDS encoding DUF1350 family protein, producing the protein MDWKEISGNWVLLPQKPIGIIHFLGGAFVATAPHITYRLLLENTAEKGFVVIATPFVNTLDHAAIAKQVLLNFERVLVRLEDRGLLSKGYLPIYGIGHSMGCKLHLLIGSLFPVERAGNILISFNNYAARDAIPLVEQLNSNFQFNANLTVEFTPSPLETTKLVQERYNIRRNLLIKFTNDTIDQSAALTELLEQRFPGMVTAQTLPGNHLTPLGQDVKWQPGKEFNPLDAIGQWFKQEMYRDLHQLKRTILFWLNPLSPL; encoded by the coding sequence ATGGATTGGAAAGAAATCTCTGGTAACTGGGTGTTACTTCCCCAAAAACCTATCGGTATCATTCATTTTTTAGGGGGTGCATTTGTCGCCACTGCACCTCACATCACTTACCGTTTATTACTGGAAAATACAGCAGAAAAAGGTTTTGTGGTTATTGCCACGCCGTTTGTGAATACTCTAGATCATGCGGCGATCGCAAAACAAGTTCTTCTTAACTTTGAACGTGTCTTAGTACGCTTAGAAGATAGAGGCTTATTAAGCAAAGGCTACCTCCCCATTTATGGCATCGGGCATAGTATGGGATGCAAACTCCATTTACTCATCGGTAGTTTGTTTCCTGTAGAACGTGCTGGTAATATTCTCATTTCTTTTAACAACTACGCTGCCCGTGATGCTATTCCCTTAGTAGAACAGTTAAATTCTAATTTTCAGTTTAATGCTAATCTTACTGTTGAGTTCACCCCTTCACCACTAGAAACCACTAAACTTGTGCAGGAGCGGTACAATATTCGTCGTAACCTGCTCATCAAATTTACTAATGATACTATCGATCAGTCAGCAGCTTTAACTGAACTGCTAGAACAGCGCTTTCCAGGTATGGTAACAGCGCAAACACTTCCAGGTAATCATCTCACACCTCTAGGACAAGATGTTAAATGGCAACCAGGCAAGGAATTTAACCCCTTAGATGCGATCGGGCAATGGTTCAAACAAGAAATGTACCGAGATTTGCATCAACTCAAACGCACTATACTTTTTTGGCTCAATCCCCTGTCACCCTTATAA
- a CDS encoding SpoIIE family protein phosphatase: MFQILVIDDDPAVQILLKRMLEKQGYEVVGASNGEEGIKQALICHPALIICDWIMPGMNGLEVCQCIKANPELSTTFFILLTSLYSVADRVKGLDAGADDFITKPIEHNELQARVRAGLRLHQLSRDLQIQKQILEAELEEAAEYVRSLLPPPMTEPLRIDFRFIPSRQLGGDCFDYYWLDSNYLAIYLLDTAGHGLRATLPSISVLNLLRSRALKNLNYYQPSEVLRALNDTFQINYQNDKYFTIWYGVYNRIKHQLVYSTAGHPPAILTTAKSTDITKAKLLRTPGIPIGMFPQVKYVDGFCDIEKDSTLYIFSDGAYEIAKPDGMLWGLENFVKMVVNSNYHLDQIINQLTALKQQESFDDDLSILQLKFH, encoded by the coding sequence ATGTTTCAAATTTTAGTAATTGATGATGATCCTGCAGTACAGATTCTCTTAAAAAGAATGCTGGAAAAACAGGGTTATGAGGTAGTAGGTGCTAGTAATGGTGAGGAAGGGATAAAACAAGCACTAATCTGTCATCCTGCACTGATAATTTGCGATTGGATCATGCCAGGGATGAATGGGTTAGAAGTTTGCCAGTGTATTAAGGCAAACCCAGAGTTGTCTACTACATTCTTTATTCTTTTAACATCCTTATATTCAGTTGCCGATCGCGTCAAGGGCTTAGATGCAGGTGCAGATGATTTTATTACTAAACCCATAGAACATAATGAACTGCAAGCGCGGGTGAGAGCAGGATTGCGTCTACACCAGCTAAGTCGAGATTTACAAATCCAAAAGCAAATTTTAGAAGCTGAATTGGAGGAAGCAGCCGAATATGTACGTTCGCTCTTACCTCCACCCATGACAGAGCCTTTGAGAATCGATTTTCGCTTCATTCCCTCACGTCAACTTGGTGGTGATTGTTTTGATTACTACTGGCTCGATTCTAATTATCTAGCAATATATTTGCTGGATACTGCCGGACATGGGCTGAGAGCAACTCTCCCTTCTATTTCTGTTTTGAATTTACTCCGCTCTCGTGCTCTTAAAAACTTAAATTACTATCAACCCAGTGAGGTACTCAGAGCATTAAATGACACATTCCAAATTAATTATCAAAATGACAAATATTTTACTATTTGGTACGGAGTTTATAACCGTATTAAGCATCAACTTGTTTATTCTACTGCTGGACATCCACCCGCAATATTAACAACAGCTAAATCAACTGATATCACCAAGGCAAAACTTCTAAGAACTCCTGGTATTCCCATTGGAATGTTTCCACAGGTAAAATATGTGGATGGTTTCTGCGATATCGAAAAAGATAGCACCCTCTATATTTTTAGTGATGGTGCTTATGAAATTGCTAAACCAGATGGTATGCTTTGGGGTTTGGAAAATTTTGTGAAGATGGTTGTTAATAGTAATTACCATCTCGATCAAATCATAAATCAGTTAACTGCATTGAAACAACAAGAATCTTTTGATGATGATTTATCTATACTACAATTAAAATTTCATTAG
- a CDS encoding STAS domain-containing protein: protein MMVQVGIVKPSGILDSTKSQEFREKIAETLKSGAKIILVDLEDVTFMDSSGLGALVLAFKTLRAVESKLVVCSMNEQVRILFELTGMDKVFEIFTDQDEFKSAEVFKSE from the coding sequence ATGATGGTTCAAGTAGGAATAGTTAAGCCAAGTGGAATTTTAGACTCTACAAAGTCACAGGAATTTCGGGAAAAAATTGCCGAAACTCTAAAAAGTGGGGCAAAGATTATATTAGTTGATTTGGAAGACGTAACATTTATGGATAGTTCTGGACTTGGTGCTCTTGTGTTGGCTTTTAAAACTTTGCGGGCAGTAGAGAGTAAATTAGTAGTATGTTCTATGAATGAGCAGGTGAGAATATTATTTGAGTTAACTGGTATGGATAAAGTCTTTGAGATTTTTACCGATCAAGATGAATTTAAGAGTGCGGAAGTATTTAAAAGTGAATAA